One window of Chryseobacterium sp. JJR-5R genomic DNA carries:
- a CDS encoding NADH-dependent flavin oxidoreductase, whose product MNTETQQLFENFTFKNGITTKNRIAMAPMTTWASNDDYTVADDEIRHYEARSGNVGLVITGCTRVMANGIGFPNEYASCDDSFLPGLEKLANAAKRGGAPAILQIYHAGNKAVPELIPDGIPVSASPVALTPSAFYAGGTVSHELTHEEILKMVKAFGETTHRAIKAGFDGIELHGAHGFLLQNFFSPYYNQRIDHWGGSPEKRMNFAVEVIKEIQDVINKYADRPFLIGFRISPEEPESYGVKDTFPLIDKLIASGIDYLHVSLADLLTQKPVDDENGEATILKLILDHVDQRIPVISAGGITQGSDAVEAIKTGLSLAAVGHGLIINPHWVELVADGKKAAEVLSMSKADELDVPKKLQEFIKVATGFFQVTE is encoded by the coding sequence ATGAATACGGAAACCCAACAATTATTTGAAAACTTTACCTTTAAAAACGGAATCACAACCAAAAACAGAATTGCAATGGCTCCCATGACAACCTGGGCAAGCAATGATGACTATACCGTGGCAGATGATGAAATCCGGCATTATGAAGCCCGAAGCGGAAACGTTGGTTTGGTTATTACAGGCTGTACCCGAGTAATGGCAAACGGAATTGGCTTCCCCAATGAATATGCCTCCTGTGATGATTCTTTTTTACCGGGTCTTGAAAAACTGGCGAACGCGGCCAAACGCGGCGGAGCCCCTGCAATACTTCAAATCTATCACGCAGGAAACAAAGCTGTTCCAGAACTGATCCCTGACGGCATCCCGGTAAGTGCGAGTCCCGTAGCCTTGACGCCGTCAGCTTTTTATGCGGGCGGAACCGTATCGCATGAACTGACGCATGAAGAAATCCTGAAAATGGTAAAAGCATTCGGGGAAACCACTCACAGGGCCATAAAAGCAGGTTTTGACGGCATAGAGCTCCATGGCGCTCACGGATTTTTGTTACAGAATTTCTTTTCGCCATATTATAACCAAAGGATTGACCATTGGGGTGGGTCTCCGGAAAAACGAATGAACTTTGCGGTAGAAGTAATCAAGGAGATCCAGGATGTGATCAACAAGTATGCAGACCGACCGTTCCTGATTGGTTTCAGGATCTCACCTGAAGAACCGGAAAGCTACGGCGTGAAAGATACATTTCCTCTGATTGATAAACTGATTGCATCAGGAATTGATTACCTGCATGTTTCACTGGCTGATCTGCTGACTCAAAAGCCGGTGGATGATGAAAACGGAGAGGCAACGATTTTAAAACTGATCCTGGATCACGTAGATCAGAGAATTCCGGTAATCTCTGCAGGAGGCATCACACAAGGCAGTGATGCAGTGGAAGCCATTAAAACGGGATTGTCACTGGCTGCTGTGGGACACGGCCTTATCATTAATCCACATTGGGTTGAGCTTGTAGCCGATGGGAAAAAAGCTGCGGAAGTTCTAAGCATGTCTAAAGCTGACGAACTTGATGTTCCTAAAAAACTTCAGGAATTCATAAAGGTGGCCACAGGATTTTTTCAGGTAACGGAATAA
- a CDS encoding FecR family protein — protein sequence MDFENQWKAVSRENRTMAHAADQRIRKGLERRIQLRRNRGKFLAVAAVLVPLFIITGLYFPGNEKSSPVRKEIVFHTSNEKKNFVLPDGTTIILEPQSELKLAQDFGSKTRRVSFTGKAFFSVAKNKNLPFIVDAKGFKVQVLGTRFTLDQKENNRVYLQEGKVKVEYKGHTTYLLPKETWFAGKDGIEKHFYDLDVERKFDFNDVKFSEAVSKLEKTYHITIDYPAEFKNNIIDGDITGNLDKVLQTVSFPFNLRTVKKSENRIILKK from the coding sequence ATGGATTTTGAAAACCAGTGGAAAGCGGTAAGCAGAGAAAACCGTACAATGGCGCACGCAGCAGACCAAAGAATCCGGAAAGGCCTGGAGCGGAGAATTCAGCTTAGAAGAAACAGGGGGAAATTCCTGGCCGTTGCAGCGGTACTTGTGCCGCTATTCATCATTACAGGGTTATATTTTCCTGGAAATGAAAAGTCCTCTCCGGTACGGAAAGAAATTGTTTTTCACACTTCAAACGAAAAGAAAAACTTTGTTTTACCGGACGGGACAACCATTATTCTTGAACCTCAAAGCGAACTGAAGCTCGCACAAGATTTCGGGTCAAAAACCAGAAGGGTCTCCTTTACGGGAAAGGCGTTTTTCAGCGTGGCAAAAAATAAAAACCTGCCCTTTATTGTTGATGCCAAAGGTTTTAAAGTTCAGGTGTTAGGCACCCGGTTTACGCTGGATCAAAAGGAAAATAACAGAGTTTATCTGCAGGAAGGAAAGGTAAAGGTAGAATACAAAGGCCATACAACCTATCTTTTGCCTAAAGAAACTTGGTTTGCCGGCAAAGACGGAATTGAAAAGCATTTCTATGACCTGGATGTGGAAAGGAAGTTTGACTTTAATGATGTGAAATTTAGTGAAGCGGTATCAAAACTGGAAAAAACATATCATATTACCATAGATTATCCGGCAGAATTCAAAAATAATATCATTGACGGAGACATTACCGGAAACCTGGATAAGGTGCTTCAGACCGTGAGTTTCCCATTTAATCTGAGAACCGTAAAAAAATCTGAAAACAGGATCATCCTGAAAAAATAA
- a CDS encoding efflux RND transporter periplasmic adaptor subunit, whose product MKQHIICIAFVLIFLVGCGKKDASTEVEGEVKTEQTEEHGEEAPQTIASLTEEQMKAVGITLGKIEMKELTSTIKTNGVLRVPNNNKATVTSMYGGIIKTLNVQIGDFVRKGQVIASISNPQYIQLQEQYLTVKSRIAFAEQEYRRQKELFDHDAGAKKNLQSSDAELKTLRTQRSSLQKQLQMMGINPANVNNGNLRSGLVITSPISGTISTISAQIGSYIDISSPVAEVIDNGSLHLDLQVFEKDLPKMKVGQIVHFKLTNNPETEYDAKIYSIGSSFENESKTISVHCSVTGNKTGLIDGMNITGIVSLDKSTTPAVPNEAIVEADSKYYIFIRTDKKQEGRHREESGHPDGKKRSAKEPELTDFEKTEVVKGSSDMGYTAITAINEISADADVVVKGAFFVNAKLSDPGGHEH is encoded by the coding sequence ATGAAACAACATATCATCTGCATCGCCTTTGTCTTGATTTTTCTCGTAGGCTGTGGAAAAAAGGATGCTTCAACTGAAGTGGAAGGCGAAGTGAAAACCGAACAAACCGAAGAGCACGGCGAAGAAGCCCCGCAGACTATCGCAAGCCTGACCGAAGAGCAAATGAAAGCGGTGGGCATAACTCTGGGCAAAATCGAGATGAAAGAACTGACTTCTACCATCAAAACCAATGGAGTACTTAGAGTTCCCAATAATAATAAAGCGACTGTCACGTCGATGTATGGCGGAATTATTAAAACTTTGAATGTACAGATTGGGGATTTTGTAAGAAAAGGACAGGTAATTGCCTCCATTTCAAATCCGCAATACATTCAGTTGCAAGAGCAATACCTGACCGTTAAAAGCAGGATTGCATTTGCAGAACAGGAATACAGAAGACAGAAGGAATTATTTGATCATGATGCCGGCGCAAAAAAGAACCTTCAAAGTTCAGATGCTGAACTGAAAACCCTGAGAACACAAAGATCATCTTTACAGAAACAGCTTCAGATGATGGGAATCAATCCCGCCAATGTCAATAATGGAAATCTGCGATCCGGTTTAGTGATCACATCTCCCATCAGTGGAACAATCAGTACTATTTCTGCACAAATTGGAAGTTACATTGATATCTCATCGCCCGTTGCAGAAGTAATAGATAACGGTTCCCTGCATTTGGATTTGCAGGTTTTTGAAAAAGACCTCCCAAAAATGAAGGTGGGACAAATTGTTCATTTTAAATTGACGAACAACCCGGAAACCGAGTACGATGCCAAGATCTACAGCATCGGATCTTCATTTGAAAATGAAAGCAAGACCATCTCAGTACATTGTTCAGTAACCGGAAACAAGACGGGCCTGATCGATGGGATGAATATTACCGGAATCGTGAGCCTTGATAAGAGTACAACGCCTGCAGTACCTAATGAAGCGATTGTAGAAGCGGACAGTAAATATTATATTTTTATCAGAACAGACAAAAAACAGGAAGGCCGCCACAGAGAGGAAAGCGGGCATCCGGACGGAAAGAAAAGATCTGCAAAAGAACCTGAACTGACTGATTTTGAAAAGACAGAGGTGGTAAAAGGTTCTTCTGATATGGGTTACACGGCAATTACTGCAATCAATGAAATTTCAGCAGATGCGGATGTGGTTGTAAAAGGCGCATTTTTTGTCAATGCAAAACTGAGCGATCCGGGCGGGCACGAACATTAA
- a CDS encoding RNA polymerase sigma factor: protein MDSFNEIYSAYKHRVFFFVAKYVSDEEDIEELVQDIFMHVWKYASQTGSASQTEAIIFKSAKQEISNFYRKRKMIFVPLENSKHTCSEEGPEIETEIQQEDQLKKIENLLEQVPERSREFFIKNKIQNLSLFTIAQENDISKTAVEKHVNKVLKFLRTNLKFF, encoded by the coding sequence ATGGATAGTTTTAACGAAATATATTCCGCATATAAGCACAGGGTGTTCTTTTTTGTGGCTAAATATGTTTCAGACGAAGAAGATATTGAAGAACTGGTGCAGGATATTTTTATGCATGTCTGGAAATATGCATCCCAAACAGGTTCTGCATCCCAAACTGAGGCAATTATCTTTAAATCTGCCAAACAGGAAATTTCCAATTTTTACCGAAAAAGAAAAATGATTTTCGTTCCGCTGGAAAATTCTAAACATACCTGTTCCGAAGAAGGCCCTGAAATTGAAACTGAAATACAGCAGGAAGACCAGCTGAAAAAAATAGAAAATCTTCTTGAACAGGTTCCCGAAAGAAGCCGTGAATTCTTTATCAAAAACAAAATCCAGAACCTGAGCTTATTTACCATTGCACAGGAAAATGACATTTCCAAAACTGCCGTTGAAAAGCATGTGAATAAAGTTCTGAAGTTCTTAAGGACGAATCTGAAGTTTTTCTGA
- a CDS encoding DUF11 domain-containing protein, with translation MKRFNFLLFLIVFFIKPHEFYSQQIDRLYLSFAATGRVYDITGITGTVSLPAPLASPAPANLGDLSNLGVGYDNPGGNPNSVVFIHSDIAANSVVYKNGAPVTPATTLPNASIGGIGTNNVPGNYFGRVYGFQSNTKTLYPIYPSGATVPITAATGDTDWNTGTTFGTDTFFDYENNIYTFLNNSANTARYLYKISIATGIATKASQITGPVATISGIRGMAYLNGLVYTASLLGASGGTTNTIQINTINISTGVSNTVATINVGSNFANLDLASVPYYVPFTFTCNGAAFQGNSTFSTGYASTRTVRIPVSNVYGPGTYTINVSGTDFATTSQNVTINTGTTFIDVPVTYNGTGAAGQKTVTIRLGNSSTVCSVTATAEASFGCNANMYLSQSNTLYRVNTASNPFTYPVVGSYTSNINSIGINPVDGLMYGTVENTNTIVRINASGTFTLLGAVSGLPTGVNFNAGEFDPTGNYYVKQTGSNNILYRINIAAMTATSLTLSQAVNVSDFAYRTTDARLYSVSTDTDGRLLSIDLSTSPATVAFIGSNSTVTPFGAMFASSTGEVYGSLNTGGFYQFNLINGQRTLISSSPASTSNDGAHCITAPIAFSADLYTTITDGVSTYAPGTSLTYTVVVGNSGPFGVQGATVSVPVPAGIPAANMTYTATGAGGAASPVTGTQTGAINDVANLPLNSTVTYTITVNIPVTYTGNLTNTAAVTSPVNSTDPNTANNTATDTNVQSVCYNPVTNTAAGTDTRLGITLQKNASVGIGNWPFTRKSAHMAIESNTQGFVVTRLATANLSNITTPQEGMLVFDTTAKCLKIYSDGVWRCFSVPSCP, from the coding sequence ATGAAAAGATTTAATTTTTTATTATTCCTTATTGTTTTTTTTATTAAACCCCATGAGTTTTATTCGCAGCAAATTGACAGACTGTATTTATCTTTTGCTGCAACAGGACGCGTCTATGACATAACGGGCATTACCGGTACCGTTTCACTGCCGGCTCCGCTGGCTTCACCGGCCCCTGCTAATTTAGGCGATCTCAGTAACCTGGGAGTAGGTTATGATAATCCCGGAGGAAATCCCAATTCAGTAGTGTTTATCCATTCGGATATCGCGGCTAACAGCGTGGTTTATAAAAACGGCGCGCCGGTTACCCCGGCCACTACGCTTCCCAATGCCAGCATAGGGGGAATCGGGACCAACAATGTACCGGGAAATTACTTCGGAAGGGTATACGGTTTCCAGTCCAATACCAAAACCCTGTACCCGATCTATCCTTCTGGGGCAACCGTGCCCATTACCGCCGCTACAGGCGATACCGACTGGAATACAGGAACCACGTTTGGAACTGATACGTTCTTTGATTATGAGAATAATATCTATACATTCCTGAATAATTCCGCGAATACGGCAAGATATTTATACAAAATATCCATTGCCACAGGAATTGCTACAAAAGCTTCCCAGATTACCGGCCCTGTTGCCACCATTTCCGGCATCCGGGGAATGGCTTACCTGAACGGCCTCGTATATACGGCTTCCCTTCTCGGGGCTTCCGGCGGAACAACAAATACGATCCAGATCAATACCATCAATATTTCTACAGGTGTTTCCAATACCGTGGCCACCATTAATGTCGGAAGCAATTTTGCCAACCTCGATTTGGCATCAGTCCCTTATTACGTCCCGTTTACCTTTACCTGTAACGGAGCGGCATTTCAGGGAAATTCCACATTTTCTACAGGATATGCGTCTACAAGGACCGTAAGGATTCCGGTGAGTAATGTGTACGGTCCCGGTACTTACACCATTAATGTGTCAGGTACAGATTTTGCCACCACTTCCCAGAATGTTACGATTAATACAGGCACTACCTTTATCGATGTGCCCGTTACTTACAACGGAACCGGTGCCGCAGGCCAGAAAACGGTGACCATAAGGCTGGGGAACTCTTCAACCGTCTGTTCGGTTACTGCAACCGCTGAAGCATCGTTCGGATGTAATGCCAATATGTACCTCTCACAGAGCAATACGCTGTACAGGGTCAATACCGCATCAAACCCCTTCACGTATCCTGTCGTAGGATCTTATACCAGTAATATCAACTCAATCGGAATCAACCCTGTGGACGGGCTTATGTACGGAACTGTGGAAAATACCAATACGATTGTAAGAATCAATGCTTCCGGTACGTTCACTTTGCTGGGTGCCGTATCCGGATTGCCAACCGGTGTTAATTTTAATGCCGGCGAGTTTGACCCGACAGGAAACTACTATGTGAAACAAACAGGATCCAATAATATTCTGTACCGCATTAATATTGCAGCCATGACTGCCACTTCATTAACACTCTCACAGGCTGTGAATGTTTCAGATTTTGCCTACAGAACGACAGATGCAAGACTTTATTCGGTATCTACGGATACGGACGGACGGCTTTTGTCAATTGACCTTTCAACTTCACCTGCAACCGTTGCGTTTATCGGGTCCAACAGTACAGTAACCCCTTTCGGAGCCATGTTTGCCTCATCTACCGGCGAGGTTTATGGTTCCCTCAATACCGGAGGTTTTTACCAGTTCAACCTTATCAACGGACAGAGAACACTGATCTCGTCATCTCCTGCCAGCACATCGAATGACGGCGCCCATTGTATTACTGCGCCGATTGCTTTCAGTGCAGATCTTTATACAACGATAACGGACGGCGTATCTACCTATGCACCGGGAACGTCTTTAACCTATACGGTTGTTGTCGGAAACAGCGGACCTTTCGGGGTTCAGGGGGCAACGGTTTCCGTACCTGTGCCTGCAGGAATTCCGGCAGCTAATATGACGTATACTGCTACAGGTGCCGGCGGTGCCGCCAGTCCGGTTACCGGGACACAGACCGGTGCCATTAATGATGTGGCCAATTTACCGCTGAACAGTACGGTTACTTATACCATTACGGTAAATATTCCGGTGACGTATACCGGAAATCTGACCAATACGGCTGCCGTAACCTCTCCGGTAAACAGCACGGACCCGAATACCGCCAACAATACGGCAACGGATACCAACGTGCAATCCGTTTGTTATAATCCGGTGACCAACACCGCTGCGGGAACCGATACCCGGCTTGGAATAACATTACAGAAAAACGCCAGTGTAGGGATTGGGAACTGGCCGTTTACCCGTAAGTCTGCGCATATGGCAATAGAATCCAATACACAGGGATTTGTGGTTACCCGTCTTGCAACAGCTAATTTATCAAACATCACAACACCCCAGGAAGGAATGTTGGTTTTTGATACCACAGCAAAATGTTTAAAAATCTATTCGGATGGTGTCTGGAGATGTTTCTCGGTTCCATCATGCCCTTAA
- a CDS encoding helix-turn-helix transcriptional regulator: protein MKYYKDIGSFNRDIGVHPPEHPFFSVTFGHKSDGSIEDIVFTADFYIISFQTFVSGDITYGKRKFDHERGKMIFFRPNQTVTFKNVKSEDGCFLITIKEDFLSGTALFKEMKNYGYFDYETNEALYLSPSEEETVWNLARTMHKESHNNTDDYSKAILLAHLGTLLTYSQRFYKRQFINHIETIGVCAGRFQQLLDAYYNENTVRQYGLPTVTYMADKMNVSSRYLSDLLKQETGKTALELIHLHLIKEAKNLLSEGKMNISEISFLLGFENANYFARLFKKVVGVAPNAFRENNLN, encoded by the coding sequence ATGAAATATTATAAAGACATCGGCAGTTTCAACAGAGACATTGGGGTGCACCCCCCCGAACATCCTTTTTTCAGCGTCACTTTTGGACATAAAAGCGATGGAAGCATCGAGGATATTGTATTCACTGCGGATTTTTATATCATTTCTTTTCAGACTTTTGTTTCGGGGGACATTACTTACGGCAAAAGAAAGTTTGACCATGAGCGGGGCAAAATGATTTTCTTCAGGCCAAATCAGACCGTTACTTTTAAAAATGTAAAATCAGAGGATGGCTGTTTTTTAATAACCATTAAAGAAGATTTTCTATCAGGTACCGCCTTGTTCAAAGAGATGAAAAATTACGGCTATTTCGATTATGAAACCAATGAAGCCCTGTATCTGTCTCCCAGTGAAGAGGAAACCGTCTGGAACCTGGCCCGGACTATGCACAAAGAGTCACATAACAACACCGATGATTACAGCAAGGCGATCCTTCTGGCACATCTAGGAACCCTGCTTACCTATTCGCAAAGATTTTATAAAAGGCAGTTTATCAACCACATCGAAACAATCGGAGTATGTGCCGGAAGATTCCAACAGCTGCTTGATGCATATTACAATGAAAATACAGTCAGGCAATACGGTCTGCCGACTGTTACGTATATGGCAGATAAAATGAATGTATCTTCCCGCTACCTTAGCGATCTTCTTAAACAGGAAACCGGTAAAACGGCACTCGAACTGATACATCTCCATCTGATAAAAGAGGCTAAAAATCTATTGTCAGAAGGCAAAATGAATATTTCGGAAATCTCTTTTCTGCTCGGATTTGAAAATGCAAATTATTTTGCGAGACTTTTTAAAAAAGTAGTTGGAGTTGCTCCCAATGCTTTCAGGGAGAATAATCTGAATTAA
- a CDS encoding SDR family NAD(P)-dependent oxidoreductase, giving the protein MNLYNTKEVVDEIYYIEKNIRPLSPEPTKRILITGSTAGIGFLTAKTLIMKGYKVVVHARNEERAKDARRDLPEAEAVVTGDLSDLKEVKKLAGDINALGTFDVIIHNAGVYDARSSGNAILNVNALAPYILTSLLKKPRQLIYLCSDLHLGGNLKLQSMQDKSSDINYSDSKLQVLVMSKAVSRKWRDVKVNAVNPGWVATKMGKSGAPDDLRLSYGTLVWLAEGTEEGSNVTGQLLFQKKIEKNYNLAANDPATQDALLETYAKVTGVSFPN; this is encoded by the coding sequence ATGAACTTATATAATACAAAAGAGGTTGTTGATGAAATTTATTACATTGAAAAAAACATCAGGCCACTGTCACCTGAACCGACAAAAAGAATTTTAATCACCGGATCTACAGCAGGAATCGGGTTTCTTACTGCAAAAACTTTGATCATGAAGGGCTATAAGGTTGTTGTGCACGCAAGGAATGAAGAAAGGGCAAAAGATGCCAGAAGAGATCTTCCTGAAGCGGAAGCAGTTGTAACCGGCGATCTGTCGGACTTAAAGGAAGTTAAAAAGTTAGCAGGCGATATCAATGCACTGGGTACTTTCGATGTCATTATCCATAACGCAGGTGTATATGATGCCCGGAGCTCCGGCAATGCAATTCTGAATGTCAATGCTTTGGCCCCGTATATTCTAACGAGTCTGTTGAAAAAACCCAGGCAGCTTATATATCTCTGCTCAGATTTGCATCTCGGAGGAAATTTAAAGCTGCAGTCTATGCAGGATAAATCTTCTGATATCAATTATTCAGACTCAAAATTACAGGTGCTGGTTATGTCTAAAGCGGTAAGCAGAAAGTGGAGAGACGTAAAAGTTAATGCTGTTAACCCCGGCTGGGTAGCAACAAAGATGGGTAAATCAGGGGCACCTGATGATTTGCGCCTTAGCTACGGAACCTTAGTATGGCTGGCAGAAGGAACAGAGGAAGGAAGTAATGTGACCGGTCAGTTATTATTTCAAAAGAAAATTGAGAAAAATTATAACCTGGCAGCAAATGATCCGGCTACGCAAGATGCTTTACTGGAAACATATGCCAAGGTTACCGGCGTGTCTTTCCCAAACTGA